A genomic segment from Salvelinus alpinus chromosome 8, SLU_Salpinus.1, whole genome shotgun sequence encodes:
- the alkal2a gene encoding aLK and LTK ligand 2a: MSGLCKPVVMGLILLICSTTSHCEESAPATAPTVAKNDKSLLRRIVDIVKHVEESRGENRTNAASQSTSRRESPVETKRDLRNLKTDSGDQIIEIFPRDLRKKEKFLKHLTGPLYFNPKCRKHVYRLYHNTRDCTIPAYFKRCARLLTRLAGSPRCTEG; this comes from the exons ATGAGCGGACTGTGCAAGCCTGTAGTTATGGGACTCATATTGCTGATCTGCAGTACTACCAGCCACTGTGAGGAGAGCGCGCCAGCCACGGCTCCCACGGTCGCGAAGAACGACAAGAGCCTACTCAGGCGGATTGTAGACATAGTGAAGCACGTGGAGGAGAGCCGCGGTGAGAACCGCACGAACGCAGCATCGCAGTCGACTTCTAGGAGAGAATCCCCAGTTGAGACAAAAAGGGATTTACGAAACCTCAAAACAGATAGTGGCGATCAAATTATTG AAATATTTCCTAGAGAtctcagaaagaaagaaaagtttTTAAAACACTTAACAG gtcctctgtaTTTCAATCCCAAATGCAGGAAGCACGTATACAGACTATATCACAACACCAGAGACTGCACAATACCTGCAT ACTTCAAAAGATGCGCACGGCTTCTCACACGCTTAGCAGGGAGCCCACGATGTACAGAAGGGTAG